A window of Bacteroidota bacterium contains these coding sequences:
- a CDS encoding T9SS type A sorting domain-containing protein gives MKKTLLVLLVLTNFFLSAQANWTQTNGPAGGKINCLLTVSGTVYAGTPNGVFVSANSGASWTVKNNGLNANYNHTTVYSIAAIGTTIFIGTGEGVYSSTNQGNTWVDANGGIGNSLPSFPEIYSLVAKGTDLFAGLFTGGVYKTSDNGATWTQVNTGFPINKAVYSMVVMGSNLFAGTYGGGILISSNNGSTWSAVPDASMANTFIKCLGVNGTTLYASEVGTSGLLKSTNNGTTFTSSNNGFGMGSYVRSFVVSGSDIIVGTVSDGIYKSSNNGTSWTVSTTGLISSQICGIYALTISGSTILAGSEGCGIFKSTNNATSWSESNSNLFNTTINAIAMVGSTLFAGIEGVGIFKSTDDGVTWTNSTVGLPVYNVHTIEAIGSAIFAGYDIGVYKSLNNGVSWTPVENGLGGAGVYCLANDATYLYAGTNDGVYLTNNGGSSWTQSSTGLSSLATYDIAISGSSIYVAMDDGIYKSTNSAGTWTQVYQSFIPVTDIVINGTNVYAALSYGGALLSTNNGVSWAPINTGFPSINLVYSLTSVSSNIFAGTNDGVFRTSNGGTSWTGYSAGFPPGTFVNSLATGPASIYAGTDYGVWKNTLELSTQICIVTVDDISQHNVIVWEKAPVTNIDSFRVYREDVTGFYKYLASIGFNELSQYTDTDNTANPNFVNRRYKLQEKRTDGSLSPMSAYHNTILLQNNDSNFTWNPYQIEGQTNGFPVIQNKLMRDDNSSGVWHMIQSTAGSNGAIVASDYSLFPNARYRLDGDLGPLTCTPTMRTAAGINNTRSNIKNKAIGIREVSSFDAKISLQPNPAKDQVFVNYAIEVQSIKVLDYLGRFVYELKVDNAKAGSSQLNISDLQAGLYTIICKGKGFEVRKKLVVE, from the coding sequence ATGAAAAAAACTTTACTCGTGCTTCTTGTTCTTACTAACTTTTTTTTATCGGCGCAAGCTAATTGGACACAAACAAATGGACCTGCCGGTGGAAAAATTAATTGCTTGCTTACAGTTAGCGGAACCGTTTATGCCGGCACTCCCAATGGCGTATTTGTTTCGGCAAATTCGGGTGCTAGTTGGACAGTTAAAAACAACGGTCTTAATGCAAATTATAATCACACTACAGTATATTCCATAGCAGCAATTGGTACTACCATTTTTATAGGAACCGGCGAAGGTGTGTATTCCTCTACAAATCAAGGTAACACTTGGGTGGATGCGAATGGTGGGATTGGAAATTCATTGCCCAGTTTTCCTGAGATTTATTCGCTGGTAGCTAAGGGGACTGATTTATTTGCGGGATTATTTACAGGTGGGGTGTATAAAACAAGTGATAATGGAGCAACTTGGACGCAAGTAAATACAGGCTTTCCAATTAACAAAGCAGTTTATTCAATGGTTGTGATGGGCAGTAATTTATTTGCCGGTACTTATGGAGGTGGTATCTTAATTTCTTCAAATAATGGGAGTACTTGGTCGGCGGTTCCGGATGCTTCGATGGCGAATACATTTATTAAATGTTTAGGTGTAAATGGGACCACTTTGTATGCCTCGGAAGTTGGAACGAGCGGTTTATTAAAATCCACCAACAATGGTACAACTTTTACGAGTTCCAATAATGGTTTTGGCATGGGTTCTTATGTGCGCTCTTTTGTGGTGAGTGGTTCGGATATTATTGTAGGGACGGTTTCAGATGGAATTTATAAATCGAGCAACAACGGTACTTCTTGGACGGTAAGTACCACAGGATTAATTTCTTCTCAGATATGTGGCATTTATGCATTGACCATTTCGGGCAGTACTATTTTGGCCGGCAGCGAAGGTTGTGGCATATTCAAATCAACCAACAATGCAACAAGTTGGTCAGAATCTAATTCCAATTTATTTAATACAACCATAAACGCTATAGCAATGGTTGGGAGTACATTATTTGCCGGTATTGAAGGGGTTGGGATATTTAAATCAACTGACGATGGTGTTACATGGACCAATAGTACTGTGGGCTTACCTGTATATAATGTTCACACCATTGAGGCGATAGGCTCTGCTATTTTTGCAGGTTATGATATCGGCGTTTACAAATCGTTAAACAATGGGGTAAGTTGGACCCCTGTCGAAAATGGATTGGGCGGCGCCGGTGTTTATTGTTTGGCCAATGATGCCACTTATTTATATGCCGGAACCAATGATGGAGTTTACCTTACTAATAATGGCGGATCCAGTTGGACGCAATCGAGTACCGGTTTATCATCTTTAGCCACATATGACATTGCCATATCAGGGAGCAGTATTTATGTAGCTATGGATGATGGCATTTACAAATCAACCAACAGTGCAGGAACATGGACACAGGTGTATCAAAGTTTTATACCGGTAACGGATATAGTAATTAATGGAACAAATGTTTATGCAGCTTTATCATATGGTGGAGCTTTATTGAGCACAAATAATGGAGTGTCCTGGGCGCCCATAAATACAGGTTTCCCGAGTATTAATTTGGTTTACTCCCTTACCAGTGTAAGTTCTAATATTTTTGCAGGAACCAATGACGGGGTATTCCGCACCAGTAATGGAGGAACCAGTTGGACTGGCTACAGCGCAGGATTTCCACCGGGAACTTTCGTAAATTCATTGGCAACAGGTCCAGCTTCCATTTATGCAGGAACCGACTATGGGGTTTGGAAAAACACGCTCGAATTGTCAACCCAAATTTGTATTGTAACAGTAGACGATATTTCTCAACACAATGTAATCGTGTGGGAAAAAGCACCTGTAACGAATATCGATAGTTTTAGAGTTTACAGAGAAGATGTAACAGGATTTTACAAATATCTTGCATCTATAGGATTTAACGAGTTGAGCCAATACACCGATACTGATAATACAGCCAATCCTAATTTTGTGAACCGCCGCTATAAACTTCAAGAGAAACGTACAGATGGTTCTTTAAGTCCTATGAGCGCGTATCACAATACTATTTTACTTCAAAATAACGATAGTAATTTTACTTGGAATCCATACCAAATTGAAGGGCAAACAAACGGTTTTCCGGTAATTCAAAATAAGTTGATGCGGGATGATAACTCCAGCGGAGTGTGGCACATGATACAATCCACCGCCGGAAGCAATGGAGCTATTGTTGCTTCTGATTATTCACTATTTCCGAATGCGCGCTATCGGCTTGATGGAGATTTAGGGCCATTGACGTGTACACCTACCATGCGGACTGCTGCCGGAATAAATAATACACGAAGTAATATTAAAAATAAAGCAATTGGGATACGCGAAGTTTCGTCGTTTGATGCTAAGATTTCACTTCAGCCTAATCCTGCAAAGGATCAAGTTTTTGTGAATTACGCCATCGAAGTGCAAAGCATTAAAGTGTTGGATTATTTAGGACGTTTTGTATATGAGCTCAAAGTTGACAATGCTAAAGCAGGTAGCAGCCAATTAAACATCAGTGATTTACAAGCCGGACTCTACACCATTATTTGTAAAGGAAAAGGTTTTGAGGTAAGGAAGAAATTGGTGGTGGAATGA
- a CDS encoding T9SS type A sorting domain-containing protein, which yields MKNSSSNIFGKLKFIFISVLLFVMMFANAQVSRRSYLNNTPHRGNFQRMSAGLKFTLEIRNGKLWSWGSNAYGQLGDGTTDSTDSPKQIGTDSSWVTIAAGDYHSLGIKADGSLWAWGLNSSGQLGDGSFLNKIVPQQIGSDNSWICVSAGGKHSLALKADGSLWAWGDNTSGQLGNGSNVNENLPQRIGLDNNWILIEASTSSSFALKTNGRLWSWGLGVNGNLGYFSFGQNTPVEITSDSNWVSVSASYSHTLGLKSDGSLWAWGNNGDGQLGNGSSASPISPIKIGNDNNWICIQANGDYSGHSIALKSNGTLWGWGDNGLGQLGLGNQISRNIPTQIGTDNKWVSINAGGYHTLASKSDGTLWAWGYNFSGQIGNNTSFTIEKTPLSITTQNKWLMTAAYGDQSFGLRTNGTLWSWGQNNYGQLGIGTTVNRISPLQIGISNKWVSVASGGYHTLGIMSDGTLWAWGLNSNGQLGNGTNTDTLSPKQVGIEHNWVSISAGENHSLALKSDGTLWAWGANNYGQLGDNSQTDRLIPVKIGTDSNWVSIKAGEFHSLGLKSNGTIWAWGSGGQGQLGNGMTGVTSLYPIQIGSANSWVNIAAGSGFTLALKSEGTIWACGSNNVGQLGDSTVPNLQANLVQIGTANNWLNISSGYLNVLASQANGTLWGWGFNPYGQLGTGTTVNVKNVKRITSIQNCIASSPGYRHSLILKADRNLFCASGLNVNGQLGNCTSTNAINFVCSNSPNAIVINTQPTNKSVCLGGTTSFNVSANNSAQYQWRANGVNLSNSGGYSGVTTATLTITGATMGMTGKKYTCLLGSNCTLFASSDTVMLTINPLPNLTVTAYPDSCKSNGAASAIVTSGTPPYTYTWSTGASTSLITGLLPNTYSITINDSKNCSAAGSAIVGNTVAAPVPICLATVDSLSKHNVIVWEKPVTTFIDSFRIYREDLTNVYSYVASVDYNQLSQYTDTAASVDPILNSRRYRMAIVDNCGQVSALSKWHNTILLQDQQNGNFNWNFYEVENQTSSLVNQYILQRYDSTSSSWIPINNTPGTQNSMVAPNYFTHQYSLYRVLSDLGSYGCTPTARVATGINNTRSNIKNKIAPNSIPENSVFENQIILLPNPAKDLVKIKSSLALESILLMDNLGRIVLQKNMESDYSKEVNLSITTLKSGLYYVVCKGKNFEMRKKLLVN from the coding sequence ATGAAAAATTCTTCATCTAATATTTTCGGAAAGTTAAAATTCATTTTTATTAGTGTACTTCTCTTCGTTATGATGTTTGCCAATGCGCAAGTAAGCAGAAGAAGCTATCTGAATAATACCCCACATCGTGGAAATTTTCAACGTATGTCAGCAGGGTTAAAATTCACCTTAGAAATAAGAAACGGAAAATTGTGGTCATGGGGCAGCAATGCATATGGACAATTAGGTGATGGAACAACCGATTCGACTGATTCACCTAAACAAATTGGAACGGATAGCAGCTGGGTAACAATAGCAGCTGGTGACTATCACAGTTTGGGTATTAAAGCAGACGGCAGTCTTTGGGCTTGGGGCTTAAATTCTTCCGGGCAACTGGGAGATGGCTCGTTCTTAAACAAAATTGTTCCTCAACAAATTGGAAGTGATAATTCCTGGATTTGTGTTTCTGCTGGTGGAAAGCATAGCCTCGCCTTGAAAGCTGATGGCAGCTTATGGGCATGGGGAGACAATACTTCGGGTCAATTAGGCAATGGAAGTAATGTGAATGAAAATCTTCCACAACGTATAGGACTGGATAATAATTGGATTCTTATAGAAGCAAGCACTTCAAGTTCGTTTGCCTTAAAAACCAACGGAAGATTATGGAGTTGGGGATTGGGTGTAAATGGAAATCTTGGTTATTTTTCTTTTGGACAAAACACTCCAGTAGAAATTACATCTGATAGTAATTGGGTGAGTGTGTCAGCAAGTTATAGCCATACACTTGGATTAAAATCAGATGGTAGCCTATGGGCATGGGGCAATAATGGGGATGGACAATTGGGAAATGGCTCTTCAGCAAGCCCAATATCGCCAATAAAAATTGGCAATGATAATAATTGGATATGTATTCAGGCTAATGGTGATTATTCAGGACATTCGATTGCTTTAAAATCTAACGGTACCCTTTGGGGATGGGGAGATAACGGATTAGGGCAACTTGGCTTAGGCAATCAGATTAGCAGAAATATTCCCACACAAATTGGGACGGATAACAAGTGGGTAAGTATAAATGCAGGCGGGTATCACACACTTGCTTCAAAATCAGATGGAACATTGTGGGCTTGGGGTTATAATTTCTCAGGACAAATTGGAAATAATACTTCTTTCACAATTGAAAAAACACCCTTATCAATTACCACTCAGAATAAATGGTTGATGACTGCCGCTTATGGAGATCAAAGCTTTGGCCTTCGAACAAATGGTACTTTGTGGTCGTGGGGGCAAAATAATTATGGGCAATTAGGAATTGGAACAACTGTTAACCGAATAAGTCCACTTCAAATTGGAATTTCTAATAAATGGGTAAGTGTTGCCTCAGGTGGATATCATACTTTGGGAATAATGTCAGATGGAACACTTTGGGCATGGGGATTAAATAGTAATGGCCAGCTTGGCAATGGGACTAACACAGATACGCTTAGCCCAAAGCAGGTTGGAATTGAACATAATTGGGTGAGCATTTCAGCAGGTGAAAATCATTCTCTTGCATTAAAATCAGATGGAACTTTATGGGCTTGGGGTGCGAATAATTATGGGCAATTGGGTGATAATTCTCAAACAGACAGATTAATACCAGTAAAGATTGGAACTGATAGTAACTGGGTGTCCATAAAAGCGGGAGAATTTCATTCGCTGGGCTTAAAATCAAACGGTACAATATGGGCCTGGGGAAGCGGAGGTCAAGGTCAATTGGGTAATGGAATGACTGGTGTTACATCGCTTTATCCTATTCAGATTGGTTCAGCTAACAGTTGGGTAAACATTGCAGCCGGAAGCGGTTTCACACTTGCATTAAAATCTGAAGGAACCATTTGGGCCTGCGGATCAAACAATGTTGGGCAATTAGGGGATAGTACAGTGCCTAATTTACAAGCTAATTTAGTTCAAATCGGAACAGCAAATAATTGGTTAAATATTAGCAGTGGGTATTTAAACGTGCTCGCATCACAAGCAAACGGAACACTATGGGGTTGGGGATTTAATCCGTATGGTCAATTAGGGACGGGAACAACGGTAAATGTGAAAAATGTAAAAAGAATTACATCCATTCAAAACTGTATAGCTTCATCTCCCGGCTACAGGCATAGCCTAATTTTAAAAGCAGATCGAAATCTTTTTTGTGCATCGGGATTAAACGTTAACGGCCAATTAGGGAATTGCACTTCTACAAATGCTATTAATTTTGTTTGCAGCAATAGCCCAAACGCAATAGTCATTAATACCCAACCAACAAATAAATCAGTTTGTTTAGGCGGAACTACCTCCTTTAATGTAAGCGCAAATAATTCAGCACAATACCAATGGAGAGCTAATGGCGTGAACCTAAGTAACTCGGGGGGGTATAGTGGAGTTACAACTGCTACCTTAACCATAACAGGCGCAACTATGGGAATGACGGGTAAAAAATATACTTGTCTTTTAGGAAGTAATTGTACCTTATTCGCGTCATCAGATACTGTTATGTTAACAATTAACCCTCTGCCCAATCTCACAGTTACAGCATACCCTGATTCATGCAAAAGCAATGGTGCGGCTAGTGCAATTGTCACATCCGGCACACCACCTTATACTTACACCTGGTCAACTGGTGCAAGTACCAGTTTAATAACAGGATTACTACCCAATACTTATTCCATCACGATTAATGATTCAAAAAATTGCTCCGCTGCAGGTAGTGCCATAGTAGGTAATACAGTTGCAGCTCCTGTGCCTATTTGTTTAGCAACAGTTGATTCCTTATCCAAGCACAATGTTATAGTTTGGGAAAAACCGGTTACTACATTTATTGATAGTTTTAGAATTTATAGAGAAGATTTAACTAATGTATATTCATATGTAGCATCAGTCGATTATAACCAATTGAGCCAATATACCGACACAGCAGCATCTGTTGATCCGATACTAAACTCTAGACGTTACAGGATGGCAATCGTTGACAATTGCGGTCAAGTAAGTGCTTTGAGTAAATGGCATAATACTATTTTACTTCAGGATCAGCAAAATGGTAATTTTAATTGGAATTTTTATGAGGTAGAAAATCAAACAAGTTCATTAGTAAATCAATATATTTTGCAACGATATGATAGTACTAGCTCTTCTTGGATTCCAATTAACAATACTCCAGGAACTCAAAATTCAATGGTAGCACCAAATTACTTTACACATCAATATTCTTTGTACCGGGTATTAAGTGATTTAGGAAGTTACGGTTGTACGCCTACTGCTCGCGTTGCCACTGGAATAAACAATACAAGAAGCAATATAAAAAATAAAATAGCGCCGAACTCAATTCCAGAAAATAGCGTTTTTGAAAACCAAATTATACTGCTGCCAAATCCTGCGAAAGACTTGGTTAAAATAAAAAGTAGTTTGGCTTTAGAAAGTATTTTATTGATGGATAACCTTGGAAGAATTGTGCTTCAAAAAAACATGGAAAGTGACTATTCAAAAGAAGTAAATCTTAGCATAACCACGCTTAAATCTGGTTTATATTATGTTGTCTGTAAAGGGAAAAATTTTGAAATGAGAAAAAAGCTTCTTGTGAACTAA